A single genomic interval of Rhodopirellula bahusiensis harbors:
- a CDS encoding DUF1598 domain-containing protein, which produces MRLPTLMISAICLAMTVSTADAGIGLGNQQSVGGVMIAPDGSVRAATVEEQKEMAQVVRNAMQAPTGELAQATDRRVISLNGLQAALKEAHESGQHLDTETMFLAGMQRIEYVIVDQENNDILLAGPAEPWMVRPDGHVVGTETGGAVLRLDDLVTAFRSVETARNDGGIRCSIEPTAEGRLRLQNFLKNVKLRPGQNPAYLEAGMRQAFGPQQILLAGVATDSRFARTLVAADFEMKRIAMGLTQSPVAGLPSYLEIAKHQAQSSVSSPRWWMACDYDPIAHDAEGRVWKISGQGVKTLTEDDTFDKQGNVRSTGRQNPLATKWADMMTEQFEDLSRERPVFRDLRNAMDLAVVATLITQQQLDHKSGIDLSVLRGNDSQVELASYDMPKTLEPQCSFIKGRAGWTVTASGGVNLNAFAISENAVKDETLGNIAVASDSASRWWWDGE; this is translated from the coding sequence ATGCGTTTACCGACGTTGATGATCTCCGCGATCTGCTTGGCGATGACAGTTTCCACGGCGGACGCCGGCATCGGCCTCGGCAACCAGCAATCTGTGGGCGGTGTGATGATCGCTCCTGATGGAAGCGTTCGTGCCGCCACGGTGGAAGAGCAAAAGGAAATGGCACAAGTCGTTCGCAATGCCATGCAAGCCCCAACGGGTGAACTGGCTCAAGCGACCGATCGCCGCGTGATTTCGCTCAACGGTTTGCAAGCCGCACTGAAGGAAGCTCACGAATCGGGTCAGCACCTTGACACCGAAACCATGTTTCTCGCTGGGATGCAGCGAATTGAATATGTGATTGTCGACCAAGAAAACAACGACATTTTGCTGGCCGGTCCTGCTGAACCTTGGATGGTTCGCCCCGATGGACACGTCGTCGGAACCGAGACCGGCGGAGCGGTCCTTCGCCTGGATGACCTCGTCACCGCATTCCGTAGTGTCGAAACCGCACGCAATGACGGTGGCATCCGTTGCTCGATCGAACCAACAGCCGAAGGTCGCCTGCGTCTTCAAAACTTCTTGAAAAACGTCAAGCTTCGTCCCGGTCAAAACCCCGCCTACCTCGAAGCCGGCATGCGACAAGCCTTCGGCCCGCAACAGATTCTGTTGGCCGGCGTTGCCACGGACAGTCGATTCGCTCGCACCCTGGTTGCGGCTGACTTCGAAATGAAACGCATTGCGATGGGCCTGACTCAATCGCCTGTTGCTGGCCTTCCCAGCTACCTGGAAATCGCAAAGCACCAAGCTCAATCCAGTGTCAGCAGCCCTCGCTGGTGGATGGCATGTGACTACGATCCCATCGCTCATGACGCCGAAGGACGCGTTTGGAAAATCAGCGGCCAAGGCGTCAAGACCCTGACCGAAGACGACACGTTCGACAAACAAGGCAACGTTCGCTCGACCGGTCGGCAGAACCCGCTGGCGACCAAGTGGGCCGACATGATGACCGAACAATTCGAAGACCTGTCGCGTGAACGCCCTGTCTTCCGTGACCTTCGCAACGCAATGGACCTCGCCGTCGTCGCGACCCTCATCACCCAGCAACAACTCGACCACAAATCTGGCATCGACTTGAGCGTTCTTCGTGGCAATGATTCGCAAGTCGAATTGGCCAGCTACGACATGCCCAAGACGCTCGAGCCACAGTGCAGCTTCATCAAAGGCCGTGCTGGCTGGACGGTGACCGCATCCGGCGGAGTCAATCTGAACGCTTTCGCGATCTCCGAGAACGCCGTGAAGGATGAAACACTGGGCAACATCGCAGTCGCCAGCGACTCCGCTTCACGTTGGTGGTGGGACGGCGAGTAA
- a CDS encoding sigma 54-interacting transcriptional regulator yields MTSKSNTSEPAAAPAKSPPDAYLVVHRGMRWTDVIRLSGEVHWTIGRSSSNPIVLRSAQSSRQHAEIRPSITADGPVWAIADLNSRNGVSVNSRRIQAPTVLNEADQIEIAGFELTFTRNPATLTRPPERNASGAGVAKADGSQSADDGATQDNLGIGSKDAGSDFDGGNGESEVDVVSQIMTSGLARRMNRDSSSAGESEMRSDAADPLLAMAFALGRAESIEECGETLMQTLDDLLSGSTIGLYLFDAEQRAALVQGGGLAPPRLVRQPTGTRYRRPPSPLVEPILQPQSAAILARNVLGDRRLATENTAGEIDVESIILAPLRPVSRGNAQSQKAAGDSKLDKGSSTGKAIAENELPVGLVHVTTPAGQPALTPNQLRNVVAAGEIFCQAIRSIHREASLTRSLKKSEAVINRLRRQLAGRIQILGNSEPIRLVQQQIAQVAPTPSVVLVRGESGVGKELVASAIHHASPRRDGPLVCLNCAALSKDLLESELFGHEEGAFTGATQQKRGKFEAASGGTLMLDEIGEMSLDLQAKLLRVLEGHSFERVGGHSQIRVDVRVVAATHRDLRVMVEQRTFREDLFYRLNVVEILVPPLRERGRDVVLLANHFLQTFAESMARGRLKFTALAEKKLQRHRWPGNVRELRNVIERAVVMSPMDAGGEGVVGELDADDLMITPVAGSPKESSGKNSRSGGYADDLRLSLAELEMRHIRRVLDSTGGNKSRASTILGIERSTLDRKLKKAQKNDN; encoded by the coding sequence GTGACAAGCAAATCTAACACATCTGAACCCGCCGCTGCTCCAGCGAAATCGCCTCCGGACGCCTATTTGGTGGTCCATCGAGGCATGCGCTGGACGGATGTGATTCGATTGTCCGGTGAGGTGCATTGGACCATCGGACGTTCTTCGTCCAACCCGATTGTGCTTCGCAGTGCCCAATCCAGCCGCCAACATGCCGAAATCCGACCGTCGATCACCGCTGATGGCCCGGTCTGGGCGATCGCCGACCTGAATTCTCGAAATGGTGTGAGCGTCAATTCGAGGCGAATTCAGGCACCTACCGTCCTGAACGAAGCCGACCAGATCGAAATCGCTGGGTTTGAGCTGACCTTCACTCGGAACCCCGCCACGCTGACTCGCCCCCCCGAGCGGAATGCAAGCGGGGCGGGAGTGGCGAAGGCGGACGGATCCCAATCTGCCGACGATGGGGCAACCCAAGACAATTTGGGGATCGGCTCGAAGGACGCTGGCTCCGATTTTGACGGTGGTAACGGCGAAAGCGAAGTTGACGTCGTCTCCCAGATCATGACCAGCGGGCTGGCACGCCGCATGAATCGAGATTCCAGTTCTGCCGGCGAAAGCGAAATGCGGTCCGATGCGGCCGACCCGCTGCTTGCGATGGCGTTTGCTCTGGGCCGAGCTGAATCGATCGAGGAATGCGGCGAGACTTTGATGCAAACGCTCGATGATTTGCTCTCTGGATCCACGATTGGTTTGTACCTGTTCGATGCGGAGCAAAGAGCCGCGTTGGTCCAGGGCGGTGGTTTGGCTCCGCCGCGATTGGTTCGCCAGCCCACCGGGACTCGGTATCGACGTCCACCGTCGCCGCTGGTCGAACCCATTTTGCAACCTCAGTCTGCCGCGATTTTGGCCCGCAACGTATTGGGTGATCGCCGACTCGCGACGGAGAACACCGCTGGCGAAATTGATGTGGAGTCGATCATCTTGGCACCACTCCGTCCGGTGTCTCGTGGAAATGCCCAGTCGCAGAAGGCTGCAGGTGACTCGAAACTCGATAAGGGTTCATCCACTGGCAAAGCTATTGCTGAGAACGAGTTGCCGGTCGGCTTGGTGCATGTGACCACGCCAGCTGGCCAGCCCGCGTTGACGCCGAACCAACTGAGGAACGTGGTCGCGGCGGGAGAGATCTTCTGCCAAGCCATTCGGTCGATCCACCGCGAGGCTTCGTTGACGCGGTCACTCAAGAAGTCAGAGGCGGTGATCAATCGCTTGCGTCGCCAGCTGGCCGGGCGGATCCAGATTCTCGGCAACAGCGAACCGATCCGACTGGTGCAGCAACAAATCGCGCAAGTCGCGCCGACGCCCTCGGTGGTCCTGGTTCGTGGCGAGTCTGGTGTTGGTAAAGAACTGGTTGCGTCGGCCATCCATCATGCGAGCCCGCGTCGAGATGGGCCGCTGGTGTGTCTAAACTGCGCGGCGTTGTCCAAGGACTTGTTGGAGTCCGAACTTTTCGGCCACGAAGAAGGCGCCTTCACCGGCGCGACGCAGCAGAAGCGAGGCAAGTTCGAAGCCGCCTCGGGTGGCACATTGATGCTGGACGAAATCGGTGAGATGAGCTTGGACCTGCAAGCCAAACTGCTTCGTGTGCTGGAGGGCCATTCTTTTGAACGTGTCGGTGGTCATTCACAGATTCGAGTGGATGTTCGAGTCGTCGCGGCGACACATCGCGATTTGCGTGTGATGGTCGAGCAGAGGACTTTTCGCGAAGATCTGTTTTACCGACTGAACGTGGTCGAGATCCTGGTGCCGCCGTTAAGAGAACGCGGCCGCGACGTGGTTTTGCTCGCGAATCACTTCCTTCAAACGTTTGCCGAGTCAATGGCACGCGGGCGATTGAAGTTCACGGCTTTGGCGGAGAAAAAATTGCAACGCCATCGTTGGCCTGGCAACGTTCGAGAGCTTCGCAACGTGATCGAGAGAGCTGTGGTGATGTCGCCGATGGATGCTGGCGGCGAGGGAGTCGTGGGTGAACTAGACGCGGATGATTTAATGATCACACCGGTCGCCGGATCGCCGAAAGAGAGTTCAGGAAAAAACAGTCGATCCGGTGGCTACGCGGATGACTTGCGGCTATCGCTGGCGGAATTGGAGATGCGTCATATTCGACGAGTGCTTGATTCCACCGGTGGGAACAAGAGTCGTGCGTCGACGATCCTAGGCATTGAACGCAGTACCTTGGATCGAAAGCTAAAGAAGGCCCAAAAGAACGACAACTGA
- the miaE gene encoding tRNA-(ms[2]io[6]A)-hydroxylase: MLHLHSESTKRWLEQVDNHLDELLLDHAHCERKAASTAMNLMNAYTENLDICREMATIVEEELEHFFMVVDILKQRDIPFRRIAPGPYGRKLTALIRQNDPNRAVDRLLVASLIEARSCERFRLLADHVVDREPELSAFYAGLFESEARHHTTYVKLAEHFADRETVRGRLTELSKLESEIIAEGSELPRMHS; this comes from the coding sequence ATGCTTCATTTGCATTCCGAATCGACAAAGCGTTGGCTGGAACAAGTCGACAACCATCTCGATGAACTGCTGCTCGATCACGCGCACTGCGAACGCAAAGCCGCGTCGACCGCGATGAACCTGATGAACGCATACACCGAGAACCTCGACATCTGCCGCGAGATGGCAACGATCGTCGAAGAGGAACTCGAACACTTCTTCATGGTCGTCGACATCCTGAAGCAACGCGACATTCCGTTCCGGCGGATCGCTCCGGGACCATATGGTCGCAAACTAACCGCTTTGATACGCCAGAATGATCCTAACCGTGCCGTTGATCGGTTGTTGGTCGCGTCGTTGATCGAGGCTCGCAGTTGCGAACGGTTCCGTTTGCTTGCTGACCATGTTGTTGACCGCGAGCCAGAGTTATCAGCGTTTTACGCGGGTTTGTTCGAAAGCGAAGCCCGCCATCACACCACCTACGTGAAGCTCGCCGAACATTTCGCGGATCGCGAAACGGTTCGAGGACGTCTCACGGAACTGTCCAAGTTGGAAAGTGAGATCATCGCTGAGGGCAGTGAACTGCCTCGAATGCATTCGTGA